In the Campylobacter concisus genome, one interval contains:
- the hemC gene encoding hydroxymethylbilane synthase codes for MKEIKIATRKSILALWQSEHIKARIESKHNDIKVELIGMKTKGDVILDTPLAKIGGKGLFTKELEDSMLKGETDIAVHSLKDVPVVFPEGLKLAAICSREDTRDAMISEKFAKFSDLPHGAKVGTTSLRRKMQLLIMRPDLEIISLRGNVQTRLRKLKEGEFDAIILAMAGINRLNIKAEVAHIYTFGFDEMIPAMGQGALGVEARDEKQILEQIDFLNDENAVIETTIERDFVSVLEGGCQVPIGISARLKGDEISIDAIVGLPDGSEFIKDSLKISKDKFQSVGKELAHKFIEKGAKELLKRAEEMA; via the coding sequence ATGAAAGAGATAAAAATAGCAACTAGAAAGAGTATCTTAGCTCTTTGGCAAAGCGAGCATATCAAAGCTAGAATAGAATCAAAACATAATGATATAAAAGTTGAGCTTATTGGCATGAAGACAAAGGGCGACGTGATCCTTGATACGCCGCTTGCAAAGATCGGAGGCAAGGGGCTTTTTACAAAAGAGCTTGAAGATAGCATGCTAAAAGGCGAGACTGACATCGCGGTGCATAGCCTAAAGGATGTGCCAGTAGTCTTTCCAGAAGGACTTAAACTAGCAGCGATTTGCTCACGTGAGGATACAAGAGATGCGATGATAAGTGAGAAATTTGCTAAATTTAGCGACTTGCCACATGGCGCAAAGGTTGGTACAACGAGCCTACGCCGTAAGATGCAGCTACTTATCATGAGGCCTGATCTTGAGATTATCTCGCTTCGTGGAAATGTGCAAACTAGACTTAGAAAGCTAAAAGAGGGTGAATTCGACGCGATTATTTTGGCGATGGCTGGCATAAATCGCTTAAATATCAAGGCTGAAGTGGCGCACATCTACACATTTGGCTTTGACGAGATGATACCTGCGATGGGGCAGGGTGCTCTTGGGGTAGAGGCTAGAGATGAGAAGCAAATTTTAGAGCAGATTGATTTTCTAAACGACGAAAATGCGGTTATAGAAACGACTATAGAGCGTGATTTTGTAAGCGTTTTAGAGGGCGGCTGCCAGGTACCAATAGGCATAAGTGCAAGGCTAAAAGGTGATGAAATTTCTATCGATGCGATCGTTGGTCTGCCTGATGGAAGCGAGTTTATAAAAGATAGCTTAAAGATTAGCAAAGATAAATTTCAAAGCGTTGGTAAGGAGCTAGCTCATAAATTTATAGAAAAAGGGGCAAAAGAGCTTTTAAAACGCGCTGAAGAGATGGCTTAG
- a CDS encoding Imm10 family immunity protein codes for MFELKFKAKALTATKNSKDNYYMIGLADDKYDYKNYIIFQRPIKLKSDDDENADINGIYAECNGDVCYNA; via the coding sequence GTGTTTGAGCTAAAATTTAAAGCAAAAGCCCTAACCGCTACTAAAAATAGCAAAGACAACTACTATATGATCGGTCTTGCAGACGACAAATACGACTACAAAAACTACATAATCTTTCAAAGACCGATCAAACTAAAAAGTGATGACGACGAAAACGCCGATATAAACGGCATATACGCAGAGTGCAACGGCGACGTTTGCTACAACGCTTGA
- a CDS encoding menaquinone biosynthesis decarboxylase: MDYIKLLKENNLLRVIDEPVDIDLEIAHASYIEVKREGSQALLFKNPVCKKTGRKFAPVLTNIYGSKRALGLIFGVQPDEIAAEIEKLLKPKRPENFKEKLDFLAYLFSMRKIFTKRLKGEGECQQVKLISEDADLLSLPALKTWPHDGGAFITMGQVYTQSLDGNLQNLGMYRLQIYDKNRLGMHWQIHKDGANFFHEYKRAGKKMPVSVAIGGDPLYIWCGQAPLPKGIFELLLYGFIRKEPAKLVKSLTNEIYVPHDADYVIEGFVDTTKCELEGPFGDHTGFYTPIEPFPVMDVTAITSKHEPVFHATVVGKPPLEDKYMGWATERVFLPLLRTTVPELLDYNMPENGVFHNLILAKINTLYPAHAKQAMHAFWGVGQMSFVKHAIFVGADAPELKDYDEFTSFVLNRFGSQSVLISQGVCDQLDHASPNSCFGGKLGVDATQDFCKFSPVVLSDSELLAKFQSIAPNVKELKQFKTDTKTPICVVKFEKDCVVKELFDKLLTFREFFKLLIVVDMQNHLENPYMLLWRVTNNIDALRDIFIDGENFCVDATSKDEREGYTRGWPLQTDCDREVVADLVKRGIVKDEPELFKKFEIFG, translated from the coding sequence ATGGACTACATCAAGCTTTTAAAAGAAAATAATCTACTTCGTGTTATCGACGAGCCAGTAGATATTGATCTTGAGATCGCACACGCTAGCTATATCGAGGTCAAGCGTGAGGGCTCGCAAGCGCTACTTTTTAAAAACCCAGTCTGCAAAAAAACTGGGCGTAAATTTGCCCCAGTGCTTACAAATATCTATGGCTCAAAACGCGCACTTGGGCTAATATTTGGCGTGCAGCCTGATGAGATCGCAGCCGAGATAGAAAAGCTTTTAAAGCCCAAAAGACCAGAGAATTTCAAAGAAAAGCTTGATTTTTTAGCCTATCTTTTTAGCATGAGAAAAATTTTTACTAAGAGATTAAAAGGTGAGGGTGAGTGCCAGCAGGTGAAACTTATAAGTGAGGATGCTGATTTGCTATCGCTTCCGGCGCTAAAGACATGGCCGCATGACGGAGGTGCTTTTATCACTATGGGCCAGGTTTATACGCAAAGCTTGGATGGAAATTTGCAAAATTTAGGCATGTATAGACTGCAAATTTATGACAAAAATCGCCTTGGCATGCACTGGCAGATCCACAAAGACGGTGCAAATTTCTTTCACGAATACAAGCGTGCAGGTAAAAAAATGCCAGTCTCTGTAGCCATTGGCGGTGATCCGCTTTATATTTGGTGCGGGCAAGCACCGCTTCCAAAGGGAATTTTTGAACTTTTGCTTTATGGTTTTATCCGCAAAGAGCCAGCCAAACTTGTAAAATCCTTAACGAATGAAATTTACGTCCCGCACGATGCAGACTACGTGATAGAGGGCTTTGTGGATACGACTAAGTGCGAGCTTGAGGGGCCATTTGGCGATCATACCGGCTTTTATACGCCTATCGAGCCTTTTCCAGTGATGGATGTAACGGCGATAACTAGCAAGCATGAGCCGGTATTTCACGCGACTGTGGTTGGAAAGCCGCCACTTGAGGATAAATATATGGGCTGGGCGACTGAGCGGGTTTTTTTGCCACTTTTGCGAACGACCGTGCCTGAACTACTGGACTACAATATGCCTGAAAATGGCGTTTTTCACAACCTAATCTTAGCCAAGATAAATACGCTCTATCCAGCTCATGCAAAGCAGGCCATGCACGCATTTTGGGGCGTTGGGCAGATGAGCTTTGTAAAACATGCCATTTTTGTTGGAGCCGATGCGCCTGAGCTTAAAGATTATGATGAATTTACTAGCTTTGTTCTAAATCGTTTTGGTAGCCAAAGTGTGCTAATAAGCCAAGGCGTGTGCGATCAGCTTGATCACGCTAGTCCAAATTCGTGCTTTGGCGGCAAACTCGGCGTAGATGCGACGCAGGATTTTTGTAAATTTAGCCCTGTGGTTTTAAGCGACAGCGAGCTTTTAGCTAAGTTCCAAAGTATAGCTCCAAATGTAAAAGAACTTAAGCAGTTTAAAACGGATACCAAAACGCCTATTTGTGTGGTGAAATTTGAAAAAGATTGTGTGGTAAAAGAGCTTTTTGACAAGCTTTTGACATTTAGAGAATTTTTCAAACTCCTTATCGTTGTAGATATGCAAAATCACCTTGAAAACCCATATATGCTACTTTGGCGTGTGACAAATAATATTGATGCATTGCGTGATATTTTCATAGATGGTGAAAATTTCTGCGTAGATGCCACTAGTAAAGATGAGCGTGAGGGATATACGAGAGGCTGGCCGCTACAAACGGATTGTGACCGCGAAGTTGTTGCTGATCTAGTTAAGCGCGGTATAGTAAAAGATGAGCCAGAGCTATTTAAAAAATTTGAAATATTTGGCTAG